The Candidatus Eremiobacteraceae bacterium nucleotide sequence TGTTCGGAGCGACGTTCGACGTCGTCAGCGCGGTCTCGAACGGGTTCCACCCAGTTCGCCCGAGGTCGTAGTGGTACTGCAAGTAGTCGTTTTGGACGACTGTCGACGAGCGGACGAATCCGCCGCCGGCGAGCCGACCGACCGCGGTGACGATCGTACCTGGGCGCAGCGTCGATCGAAGCCGGATCATCGTTCGCGAAGCTGTCGCCGTGTGCGCGCCCAGCAACCGTCCGCCCGCGTATACTTCGACGCGTTCACCGGGCGCGAGCGAGCCGATCGCGATGCTTTGCATCGCTTCGTCGAGCCGCCCGATGCGCGGCGACGCCTTTGAGCCTAGGGTGCCGATGCCGACGGAATGCGGGGTGGGCGTCAACGGCAGCGTGGACAGCGCGATGAGTACCGCGGCGAGGTATTGCATGGCATCCCTGATGGATAGGACAAAAGCCGAGCGCCGCGCCCGAAGAGGGCGCGCGTCTTATTGTAATATGCGACCGCTAGACCGGACGACGGCCATAAATCCCAATCTGGGCCCTAACCGCGCTTTTTGGGGTCTAGACCTCTGCGTGCTCGAGGTCGAGGTCCGCGAACGAGGTGAATTTCTTGTCGAAGCGGAGCTTCACCATGCCGGTGGGCCCGTTGCGCTGCTTGGCGATGTGGATCTCGGCGACGTTCTCCTGGTCGGTCCCCGGATTGTAATACTCGTCTCTATATATGAAGGCGACGACATCGGCCTCTTGTTCGATGCCGCCCGACTCTCGCAGGTCGGAGAGCATCGGTCGTTTGTCGGTCCGCACTTCGAGCGAACGGTTGAGCTGCGCGAGCGCGATGATCGGAACGCGCAGTTCTTTTGCGAGCGCTTTCAATCCACGGCAGATCTCGTCGATGATCTCGACGCGGCTCATCACGCGCGGGTTCGTCGAGCGCATGAGCTGGAGGTAGTCGACGACGATGAGGTCGAGGCCCGATCGCGACTGGAGGCGCCGCGAGCGCGAGCGCACCTCGGACGTCGACAGCGCCGGTGCGTCGTCGACGTAGATCGACATCTCGGCGAGACGCCCCATCGCTTGGGTGATCTTGCCCCAGTCCTCGTCTTGCATGTTGCCGGTGCGTAGCTTTTGCGCGTCGATGCGCGCGTCCGCGCTGAGCAGGCGCTGGACGATCTGCTGGTCGCTCATCTCGAGCGAGAAGATCGCGACCGTCTTTCCGGCCGAGCGCGCCGCGAATGCGGCGGCCCCGAGCGCGAACGCCGTCTTGCCCATCGACGGGCGCGCGCCGACGACGATGAGCTCGCCTTTCTGCCAACCTGCGGTGTAGTGGTCGAGCGACGCGAAGCCGGACGGTATGCCGGTGATGTTGCCGCTCTGATGGTAGAGCTTGTCGATCTGCTCGAATGTCGGTTTGAGCAGGTCCTTAACGAGGGTGAAACCCGCGGTCTGGCGGCGCCCGATGTCGAAGATCATCTGCTCGCACTGGTCGAGCGTCTGGTCGACGTCTTCGGTCGGCTCGAAACCCATGACCGAGATGCGCGAGCCCGCGGTGATGAGCGCCCGCAAGAGCGCTTTCTCCGCGACGATCTTCGCGTAGTACTCGACCGATGCGGTCGTCGGCACCGCGTCGAGGAGCTGGGTCAACAGGTCGAGGCCGCCGACTTCGTCGAGGACCTTGCGCCGGCGCAATTCTTCCGCGACCGACACCTTATCGATCGGCTCGCCGCGTTCGTAGAGCGAGTGGAGCGCGTCGTAGATCGTCGCGTGGTGCGGCGCGTAGAAATCCGAGGTGACGACGATCTCGGCGACGACCGGCATGAGCTCGCGGTCGACCATGAGCGCGCCGAGGACGGCTTGCTCGGCGTCGAGGCTCTGCGGCGGAATGCGGTCGATAGCGGTGAGCGCCACGCCGCTAGCCTGCCGCCGGCGAGATTTGCGCGGGCGCGCTCATATCGAGCGCGGCGAGCGCTTCGAAGACGTCGCCTGCGGTGACGATTTCCATGCCGGCCAGACCGGTGGGTACGTCTTTGAGATTCTCCTTCGGCACGACGACGCGACGGACGCCGGCCATGCGCGCCGCGAAGATCTTCTCGGGTATGCCGCCGACCGGGCGGACCCGGCCCTGGATGCCGACCTCGCCGGTGAGCGCAACGTCTTGCGGCACCGGTTCGCGCCGCAGCGCGGAGTAGAGCGCGGCGAAGACGGCCAGACCCGCGGATGGCCCATCGACGGCGCCGCCGCCGATGACGTTGACGTGCAAATCGTAATCAGCCGGGTCGACGCCGGCGAGGGCGCGGACGACGGACGCCGCGTTGAATACCGAGTCGCGAGCCATCGAGCCGGCGGTGTCGTTGAAGCGCACGGTCCCTTTGCCCGGCTGCGACGCGCGAAATGCGACCGCCTCGAATTCGATGATCGAACCCGTGAAGTGATAGACGCCGAGGCCGAACGCCTTACCGACCTCGCAAGCCTTTGACGCCTTGACGTGCGTGTGCTGCGAAAGGCGGCGGCTGCGTACGACGTCGAGCACGTCGCTCGCAGCGACCGGAATGCCGGAGTCGGAGGCGCCTTGCGCGCGATATAGAGCGAGACCGAACGCGTCGGCCAGGATCTGGACCGCGAGCCGGCCTTCGAGCGTGTACTCTGCGATGAGATCCGCGACTCCATCGTCGAGCGCCGCGTGGAGGCGCTTGGCGGCGTGGTGGACGATCGACGCGATCTGCTCCTGGTTGAGCGGCGTGAAGAAGACTTCGGCGCATCGGGAGCGCACGGCCGGATCGATCTCGTCAGGCTGCCTCGTCGTCGCGCCGATGAGGACGAAATCCGCGGGCGCGCCGCTTGCGAAGAGGCGCTTCACGTAGGCGGGCACGTTCGGATCGTTCTCGTCGTAGTACGACGATTCGAACGTGACGCGCTTGTCCTCGAGCACTTTGAGCAGTTTCACCTGGAGCATCGGATCGAGCTCGCCGATCTCGTCGATGAAGAGGACGCCGCCATGCGCGCGCGTCACAAGCCCGAGTTTCGGCTCGGGGATGCCGCCCTCGGCGAAATCGCGCCGGCTTCCTTGATATATGGGATCGTGCACCGAACCGAGCAGCGGATTCGTCGTCTCGCGCGGATCCCAGCGGATCGTCGAACCGCCGACCTCGACGAACGGCGCGTCGGCGCCGAACGGCGTGTACGTCGCGTGCTTCGCGCGCTCGAGCGCGAGCCGCGCGACGGTCGTCTTGCCGACGCCCGGCGGTCCGTAAAGTATGACGTGCTGCGGGAACGGCGAGGCGATCTTGCCGAGCAGCGCGAGGATCGCCGCGTCTTGGCCGACGACTTCGTCGAGGGACGCCGGCCGCAGGACGCTCAGCGCCGATGACGGCAGTCCGCGCCGCTCGAGGGCCTCGAGCTCTTCCTGTTTCTTGAGCGTCGACGACGTCTCGGGGCCGCCGGTCTCCTTGAGCGCCTCGAGTTTCAGGTCTTTGACGTACTCGAAATGGCGCGCCGCCATCTTCGCGTTGACCTTCTTCTCGATGCTCTCTTCGACGGTGCGGTGGGCGATGAGTTCGGCGAGCTCTTCTTCGACGGCCGCGAGCGCATCGGCGTAACCGGAGCGCGACGGCGTCCGCGCGAGCGTGGGGTCCTCGAAGACGAGGCGCCGAAGCGCGAGAACGCGATCGCCGAGGTCGCGGCTGCGCATGAGCTTGAGCGCGTCGAGCTTGCCGGCTTTGAGCACGAGCTTATCGGCGCCGACCAGGTTCGAGAGCATGTCGAATAGCGCGGTCACTTGACGCCCGATCGCCGCCTGGGCCGAAGGCGGAGCGCCGGGCCGGCGATTCCGGCGCGGAGCGGACTTACCCACGATCAGCCCGTGACGACGCGGACGGCGATCTTTGCCGATACGCCGTGCGCGAGCTTGGCGACGCAGGTGTGGTCGCCGGCCGACTTGATCGGTTCGGCGAGTTCGAGTTTGTGGCGGTCGAGCGCGACGCCGAATTCGGCGTGCACGGCTTCGGCGATCTGCGTCGTCGTCACGGCGCCGAACAGCTTGCCGTGCTCGCCTCCCTTGGCTCGAACGACGACCGGTTTCGCCGAGATCGTCGACGCGAGCGCCTTCGCTTCGGCGAGACTCTTGTCGTCGCGCTTCTGCTTGGCGGCGCGGCGGCCTTCGAGCTGCTGGAGGTTCCCTGCGGTCGCTTCTTCGGCCAATCCCTTCGGCAGCAGGTAGTTCCGCGCGTGACCGTCAGCCACGTCGAGAATGGAACCTGCTTTGCCCACGCCCTTGACGTCGGCTTTGAGGATGACCTTCACCGCCGTCGCGTCAGTCCGAGGCGAAAGGCAAGAGCGCGATGACGCGCGCGCGCTTCACCGCCGCCGTCAGCGCACGCTGGTGCCGCGCGCAGCTTCCGGAGATGCGGCGCGGCAAGATCTTGCCGCGCTCGGACACGAACTTGCGCAAACGCGGCGCGTCTTTGTAGTCGATGTGCTCGACCTTGTCGACGCAGAACGAGCAGACCTTACGTTTCGGCTTTCGATCCTTCGCCGCGCGCTTTTTTAGTTTTGGCCTTGGTGGCATCTGTCTTCCTTACCGTCTCTGATCAGAATGGGACTTCTTCGTCGGCGTCGCTGTGGAATTCGTACTCCGGCAGATCCGACGATGCCGTCGATGTGGTCGACGCCGCTTGTCGCGGCGCGCCGCCGTTGTCGCCGGCCGGCTTGCTGTCCATGAATTGGAAGTCGTCCGCGCTCACCTCGACCGCGGTGCGTTTGTTGCCCTCGCGATCCGTGTATTCGCGGATCTGCAACCGCCCCGAGACGAGAACGGGTCTGCCTTTTTGGAGATACTTCGCCGCAGCTTCGGCGCGTTGGCGCCAGACAGAAACGCCGAAGAAATCGGTCTGCTCCTGGCCGCTGCGACCCTTCGGCCGGTTGACGGCGATGCGGAACGACGTGACGGGAGTCCCGTCCTGCGTCTGGCGCAGTTCGGGATCCGCGACGAGGCGGCCGACGAGCACGATGTGGTTATAGGATCCGGCCACGATGACACCTCACAATTCGCTTGTTCTGGAAACGCCGGTCGAGCTAAAGCTCGACCGCTACAGACCTAATCACGGGCTAGACGCGGACGACGAGCGCCCGGAGGATGTTCTCGTGGAGGCGCATCTGGCGCATGACCTCGTCGGCGCATGTCGCTGCGCCTTTGAACTTCATGACGACGTAGTGGCCTTCGCGCACTTTTTGGATCTCGTAGGCGAGGCGCCTTTTGCCCATACGCTCGGCGCCGATGTCCTCGCCGCCGTTCTGCTTGGCGACGTCGGAGAAATGCGCCGCTACCTCGTCGACCTGCGGGTCTTCGAGAAGCGGACGGACGATATAGGTGATCTCGTATTGCGACACGGGCGTCGCTGCCTCCCTTCGGGCGTTAGGCCCGTCCTGTACGCTGCCGCGAAACGCGGCAAGCCGGACGAGCAGGAAGGAAATGCGGGAGCTTTGTAGCGGTCGAGCTTTAGCTCGACCGGGCCGCTCCACGGCAAGCTCCCACAGTCTATCACAGTGCTCGAAGCGGTGACAAGCAGGGTTCAGACGTTCGTCGCGCCATGCGAGTAGTGTGCATACGGGACTATGGCGCCGTCCGAACGAAACGTGCCAAGACCATGACCCGTTTCATGCCGGCCGCGTGTGCGTTAGCGATCGCCTTGACGATCGGCGGGTGCGGCTTCCACTTGCATCCGTCGGCGACCGTCGGCAAGCCGCTTCCCGACCTCAGCTTTGCGACGCTTGACGGCTCGACACAACGGCTGGCGCCTGCGCCCGGCAGGATCACGTTCGTCAACGTCTTCGCCACGTGGTGCCCGCCGTGCAAGGCGGAGACGCCCGATCTCGTCGCGTTCGCGGGCGCCTGGAAGAGCCGAGGCGTCGACGTCGTCGGCGTCGATCAAGAGGAGACGGCGCCGCTCGTCGAGGCGTTCCGGGCGCGTTACCATATCGCGTACCCGTTGCTCGTCGACTCGAGCCATCAGACCAAAGACCTGCTCGGCGCACGCGTCATCCCGCACACGATCGTCGTCGACGGTTCGGGCGTCGTACGCGCGATCGTCAGCGGCCCGATGACGCGCGCCCAGATGGACGATCTCGCGGCAAAAGCCGGCGCAGGGTCTTGAGATCCTCTTTTTTGACGATCCACACGTCGACCCAGTTCAATTTCGTCAGCCTGCAGAAATAGATCGTCACGATGATCGCAGACGCGATATACGTCGACGTCGAAGCGATCGCCGCACCTGCGAGCCCGTAGAGCGGCACGAGCCAGAATCCAAGCCCGGTCTGCAGTGCGATCATGCAAAGCGACATGTAGACGACCACGATCGGGCGCCCCATCTGGAACGTGAAGAACGGGCTGAACAGCCCGACCGAGACGAAGAGCACGATCCCCGGGAGAAGGATCCGCAGCGCCGGCGCGGCTTCCGCGAACTGCGGGCCGTAAAACCACTGCACGAGCCACGGCGCCAACACGTAGAGCGGCAACGTCGCCGCGACGACGATCGCCGTGCACGTCCGGATCGATCGGGCGGTCGTGACCGCCGAGTCTTCGAAGGCGGACGCTCCGACGCGATACGTCGTCGCGGTCGCGACCGCGCGCGGGATGCGGAAGAGCACCTCGCCCGCGGAGACGGCGACCGAATAGACGCCGAAGCCCGGCGCACCGAGAAACCCGATGAGCACGAGCGAGTCGATCCGGTAGTTGAAGAAGCCGAGAATGCTGCCGACGGTCGCGCCGCTCGCGTACTTCGCGATCGAACGCAGCGCTTCGCGAAAATCCCATGACGGCTTGCCGCGGAGGAGGTTCGCGATACGGAGCATGACGACAGCCGCCGCTCCGTATGTCGTCAACGCCCACGCCCACAGCGCGCCCGCCAGGCCGAGATGCAGCGCGAGCGCCGCTCCAACCATGACGAGCAGGAAGACCGCGAAGCCGAGGATCTGCGAGTTGAGGCTCGTCACGCGGTCGAGCCCGAGATAGATGCCCTGCTGCCAGGCGACGATGACCGTCGCGGGCGATGTCGCCGCGAAGACGACGATCACCGGCGTGAAGCCGAACCGCCATCCCCAGAGCAGGAGCACGATCGGCTGGACGACCGAGATGATCGCGAACACGAGGACCAAAGGTCCGAAGAGGTCGACGGCGGTGCGCTTGTGGCGCGATAAGAAGTAGGTGATCGACGCGCCGAAGCCGCTGATCGCGGACGAAGCGCCGGACTGCAGCAGTGCGAGCCCGGAGAAATAACCCTTGCCGGCCGGCCCGAGCGCCTTCGCGACGACGATGCCGGTGACGATGCCCACGGCAGCGGCCGCGCCGTTGAAGAACAGCGTGCGCATGGCGTCGCGGCTGGCCGACCGCGGTTTCGGATCGTCCGTCATGCCGGCGAGCCTATCCGGCGCACGCCGATGCCGCGCGCGAGCGAACAGAGCAGGTGGTGCGGTACGGTCGCTGCAGCCGCCGCTACCTCATCGAGCGTCGTTCCCGTCATCGCGCCGATGACGATCGCCTCGTCGCCCGGCGCCACGTGCGTATGCGCCGGCACCCGCACCATCGTCGTATTCATGCCGATCGCGCCGGCGATCGCGCAACGCGCTTCGCCGATCGTGACGGCGCCGCCGGCGCTGAGCGACTTCGGCAACCCATCCGCGTAACCGATGCGCAGCGTCGCGATAGTCTCGCCTTGCTCGGCGACCGACTCGCCGCCGTACCCGAGCGGGGTCGCCGCCTCGAATGTCTTCACCGCTACGACGGTCGCTCGGACGTCGACGGCTTGACGAAGCGCCGGCGCCTCACCCGACGGAGTCAGCGTCGCACCGAAAAGCCCGATGCCGATCCGCGCCGCGCCGGTCGCACGTCCCCACAGCGCCGGCCCGGTGCTCGCGATGTGGATGACCGGAACCGCCAGGCCTTCCGCGCGGAGAGCGGCGACCGCGCCGGCGAACGCACGCATCTGACCGTCCATCGATTCCTTGCCCGCGATGTGCGTCCACGCCCCCTCCCAGGTGACGCCCGACAAGCCGCTCACCGAGCGCGCGAACTCGTACGCCGTCGCCGCGGGCACGCCGCTCCATCCCGTGCCAGAGTCGATCGCGACGTGAACCGCGATGCGCCGGCCGCGCCAATCGCCGAGCGACGCGACGGCGCGCGCGGACGCTTCGTCTTCGACCGTCGGCGTGACGCCGAGGAAAACCGCCGTGTTGAGATCGTCGCCTCGCGCGGCGAAGACCTGGACGATCGGCGCGCGGATCCCGGCCGTGCGCAAACGTTGCGCTTCGGCGACGTCGAAGACGACCAGCCGGGCTGCGCCGCCCGCGAGCGACGCACGCGCGACGTCGAGCGCTCCGCATCCGTATGCGTCCGATTTGACGACCGCCCACAATCCGCGGTCTGCGAGCTTCGAACGCCAGGCTGCGGCGTTGTGTCGCACTGCTTCGAGATCGAGCACGAAGCGGGGCGGGTTCAAAACGTCTTCCTCGAGTCGATGAGAATCGTGACCGGGCCGTCGTTCGTCAGCTCGACCTGCATCGATGCGCCGAAGACGCCGGTCTCCACCACGACGCCGTCGCGCCTGAGCAGCTCGACGACGCGGTCGAAAAGCGCCTTGGCAGACTCGCCCGGCGCTGCGTCGACGAAGGATGGCCTGCGGCCTTTGCGCACGTCGCCGTAGAGCGTGAACTGCGAGACCGCGAGGATGGAACCGCCGGCGTCGAGCAACGACCGGTTCATCGCTCCGTCGTCGTCGTTGAAGACGCGCAGACCGGATATCTTCGCCGCCGTGACCCGCGCGTCGTCGTCGACGTCGTCTCGAGCGACGCCGACGAACGCGAGCAGACCTTTGCCGATAGAGCCGACCGTCTCGCCGGCGACCTCGACGCGTGCCGAACTCACGCGCTGCACGACCGCCCGCACGCGAACCTTAGACCGAACCGCCGGCGCGCGCTTCGCGCTTCGTGACGCGATACGCCGAGCGGACGTCGCGCACGCGCGAGATCTTCGTCAGGATGCGGCTGAGGTGTTCGAGGTCCTTGATCTGAAGGCTGCACGAGATCATCGCGGTGCGATCGCGCTTGACCTTGGCGGTGACCGACGTCGCGTTCGTCTTGTGCTCGGACAGCACGCCCATGATGTCTTGCAAGAGTCCGGGACGGTCGATCGCGTCGACCTCGACGTCGACCGTGTGGGTCTCTTCGCGCGCAGTATCCCACGCGACGTCGATCATCCGATCCGGCTGCGCGCCGATGTGACCGACGTTCGGGCAGTCGACGCGATGGACGGAGACGCCGCGGCCTTGGCTGATGAAGCCGATGATCGGATCGCCGGGCACCGGCGTGCAGCAGCGCGCGAAGCGCACGAGCACGTCGTGGTCGCCGCGTACCGCGACGCCGGATGCCGCTCGTCGCGCGGGCCGCTTGCCGATCGTCCGCGCCATCGGTAGCGGCACGACGTTGCGCTTGCGCGCCTCCTCCCGCAGCTTGCCGACGATCGATGCGATCGAGACGTCGCCGAAACCGACGCCTGCGTACATGTCTTCTATGCTCGCGCAGTTGAAGCGCGGCGCGAGCGAGGCCAAGAAATCTTGCGTCGCGATCGCAGCGAGCTGATTGCGCGCGATCTCGCGCTCGAGCGCGTCGCGTCCGGCGGCGATGTTCTCGTCGCGGCGGTTCTTGCGGAACCACTGCTTGATCTTGTGCTTCGCGCTGCTCGTCCGGCAGATCGCCATCCAGTCGAGCGACGGGCCGGCGCTGTTCTTGTTGACGAGCACTTCGCAGATGTCGCCGTTCTGCAAGGTGTAGCCGAGCGGCACGATCTTGCCGTTCACCTTCGCGCCGACGCAGTGGTGGCCGACCGACGTGTGGACGTGATAGGCGAAGTCGATCGGCGTCGCCGACGCCGGCAGGCCGAAGACGTCGCCTTTCGGCGTGAAGACGAAGACCTGATTGTCGAAGAGGTCGAGCTTGAGCCGCTCCATGAACTCGCGGCTGTCGCGCATGTCCTCTTGCCACTCGAGGAGCGAGCGCAGCCACGCGAGCTTCTGGTCGTAGTCGTCCGCCCGGCCGCCCTCTTTGTAGCGCCAGTGCGCGGCGATGCCGTACTCGCTCGTCCGGTGCATCTCCCACGTGCGGATCTGGATCTCGATCGGATCGCCGCCCGGGCCGATCACCGTCGTGTGGATCGACTGGTAGCCGTTCGTCTTCGGCATCGCGACGTAGTCTTTGAAGCGGCCAGGGAGGGGCGTCCAAAGGCTGTGGACGATGCCGACCGCGCCGTAGCAATCCTTCACCGAATCGACGACGACGCGGATCGCGATGAGATCGTAGATGTCGGCGAACTCTTTGCCGCGCTGCAGCTTTTGGTAGATCGAATAGAAATGTTTCGGGCGGCCGGAGACGTCGGCTTGCAAACCCATGGCCTCGAAGCGCTTTGTCACTTCCCCGATGACCGCGTCGACGATCCGCTCGCGCTCGGCGCGGCGTTTGCGCACTTT carries:
- the rplI gene encoding 50S ribosomal protein L9 encodes the protein MKVILKADVKGVGKAGSILDVADGHARNYLLPKGLAEEATAGNLQQLEGRRAAKQKRDDKSLAEAKALASTISAKPVVVRAKGGEHGKLFGAVTTTQIAEAVHAEFGVALDRHKLELAEPIKSAGDHTCVAKLAHGVSAKIAVRVVTG
- the rpsF gene encoding 30S ribosomal protein S6, whose product is MSQYEITYIVRPLLEDPQVDEVAAHFSDVAKQNGGEDIGAERMGKRRLAYEIQKVREGHYVVMKFKGAATCADEVMRQMRLHENILRALVVRV
- the rpsR gene encoding 30S ribosomal protein S18, coding for MPPRPKLKKRAAKDRKPKRKVCSFCVDKVEHIDYKDAPRLRKFVSERGKILPRRISGSCARHQRALTAAVKRARVIALLPFASD
- a CDS encoding polysaccharide biosynthesis C-terminal domain-containing protein: MTDDPKPRSASRDAMRTLFFNGAAAAVGIVTGIVVAKALGPAGKGYFSGLALLQSGASSAISGFGASITYFLSRHKRTAVDLFGPLVLVFAIISVVQPIVLLLWGWRFGFTPVIVVFAATSPATVIVAWQQGIYLGLDRVTSLNSQILGFAVFLLVMVGAALALHLGLAGALWAWALTTYGAAAVVMLRIANLLRGKPSWDFREALRSIAKYASGATVGSILGFFNYRIDSLVLIGFLGAPGFGVYSVAVSAGEVLFRIPRAVATATTYRVGASAFEDSAVTTARSIRTCTAIVVAATLPLYVLAPWLVQWFYGPQFAEAAPALRILLPGIVLFVSVGLFSPFFTFQMGRPIVVVYMSLCMIALQTGLGFWLVPLYGLAGAAIASTSTYIASAIIVTIYFCRLTKLNWVDVWIVKKEDLKTLRRLLPRDRPSGRASSGR
- the lonC gene encoding Lon family ATP-dependent protease — translated: MTALFDMLSNLVGADKLVLKAGKLDALKLMRSRDLGDRVLALRRLVFEDPTLARTPSRSGYADALAAVEEELAELIAHRTVEESIEKKVNAKMAARHFEYVKDLKLEALKETGGPETSSTLKKQEELEALERRGLPSSALSVLRPASLDEVVGQDAAILALLGKIASPFPQHVILYGPPGVGKTTVARLALERAKHATYTPFGADAPFVEVGGSTIRWDPRETTNPLLGSVHDPIYQGSRRDFAEGGIPEPKLGLVTRAHGGVLFIDEIGELDPMLQVKLLKVLEDKRVTFESSYYDENDPNVPAYVKRLFASGAPADFVLIGATTRQPDEIDPAVRSRCAEVFFTPLNQEQIASIVHHAAKRLHAALDDGVADLIAEYTLEGRLAVQILADAFGLALYRAQGASDSGIPVAASDVLDVVRSRRLSQHTHVKASKACEVGKAFGLGVYHFTGSIIEFEAVAFRASQPGKGTVRFNDTAGSMARDSVFNAASVVRALAGVDPADYDLHVNVIGGGAVDGPSAGLAVFAALYSALRREPVPQDVALTGEVGIQGRVRPVGGIPEKIFAARMAGVRRVVVPKENLKDVPTGLAGMEIVTAGDVFEALAALDMSAPAQISPAAG
- a CDS encoding bifunctional (p)ppGpp synthetase/guanosine-3',5'-bis(diphosphate) 3'-pyrophosphohydrolase; amino-acid sequence: MSSRMAATFQGLLAKVKTYQPNLDEGWLESVYTFAKEAHGSQTRASGDRYISHPLAVATILAEFELDPPTIAASLLHDVVEDTSVSLEEVERRFGSEIAGLVDGLTKLTKIPYQSKEDVQVENLRKMFLAMAKDIRVIIIKLADRLHNMRTLDSLGEQKQRAISEETLEIYAPLAHRLGISKMKWDLEDLSLRYLDAPAYRDIAEKVRKRRAERERIVDAVIGEVTKRFEAMGLQADVSGRPKHFYSIYQKLQRGKEFADIYDLIAIRVVVDSVKDCYGAVGIVHSLWTPLPGRFKDYVAMPKTNGYQSIHTTVIGPGGDPIEIQIRTWEMHRTSEYGIAAHWRYKEGGRADDYDQKLAWLRSLLEWQEDMRDSREFMERLKLDLFDNQVFVFTPKGDVFGLPASATPIDFAYHVHTSVGHHCVGAKVNGKIVPLGYTLQNGDICEVLVNKNSAGPSLDWMAICRTSSAKHKIKQWFRKNRRDENIAAGRDALEREIARNQLAAIATQDFLASLAPRFNCASIEDMYAGVGFGDVSIASIVGKLREEARKRNVVPLPMARTIGKRPARRAASGVAVRGDHDVLVRFARCCTPVPGDPIIGFISQGRGVSVHRVDCPNVGHIGAQPDRMIDVAWDTAREETHTVDVEVDAIDRPGLLQDIMGVLSEHKTNATSVTAKVKRDRTAMISCSLQIKDLEHLSRILTKISRVRDVRSAYRVTKREARAGGSV
- a CDS encoding single-stranded DNA-binding protein translates to MAGSYNHIVLVGRLVADPELRQTQDGTPVTSFRIAVNRPKGRSGQEQTDFFGVSVWRQRAEAAAKYLQKGRPVLVSGRLQIREYTDREGNKRTAVEVSADDFQFMDSKPAGDNGGAPRQAASTTSTASSDLPEYEFHSDADEEVPF
- the dtd gene encoding D-aminoacyl-tRNA deacylase — encoded protein: MRAVVQRVSSARVEVAGETVGSIGKGLLAFVGVARDDVDDDARVTAAKISGLRVFNDDDGAMNRSLLDAGGSILAVSQFTLYGDVRKGRRPSFVDAAPGESAKALFDRVVELLRRDGVVVETGVFGASMQVELTNDGPVTILIDSRKTF
- the dnaB gene encoding replicative DNA helicase → MALTAIDRIPPQSLDAEQAVLGALMVDRELMPVVAEIVVTSDFYAPHHATIYDALHSLYERGEPIDKVSVAEELRRRKVLDEVGGLDLLTQLLDAVPTTASVEYYAKIVAEKALLRALITAGSRISVMGFEPTEDVDQTLDQCEQMIFDIGRRQTAGFTLVKDLLKPTFEQIDKLYHQSGNITGIPSGFASLDHYTAGWQKGELIVVGARPSMGKTAFALGAAAFAARSAGKTVAIFSLEMSDQQIVQRLLSADARIDAQKLRTGNMQDEDWGKITQAMGRLAEMSIYVDDAPALSTSEVRSRSRRLQSRSGLDLIVVDYLQLMRSTNPRVMSRVEIIDEICRGLKALAKELRVPIIALAQLNRSLEVRTDKRPMLSDLRESGGIEQEADVVAFIYRDEYYNPGTDQENVAEIHIAKQRNGPTGMVKLRFDKKFTSFADLDLEHAEV
- the alr gene encoding alanine racemase, whose translation is MNPPRFVLDLEAVRHNAAAWRSKLADRGLWAVVKSDAYGCGALDVARASLAGGAARLVVFDVAEAQRLRTAGIRAPIVQVFAARGDDLNTAVFLGVTPTVEDEASARAVASLGDWRGRRIAVHVAIDSGTGWSGVPAATAYEFARSVSGLSGVTWEGAWTHIAGKESMDGQMRAFAGAVAALRAEGLAVPVIHIASTGPALWGRATGAARIGIGLFGATLTPSGEAPALRQAVDVRATVVAVKTFEAATPLGYGGESVAEQGETIATLRIGYADGLPKSLSAGGAVTIGEARCAIAGAIGMNTTMVRVPAHTHVAPGDEAIVIGAMTGTTLDEVAAAAATVPHHLLCSLARGIGVRRIGSPA
- a CDS encoding TlpA disulfide reductase family protein is translated as MTRFMPAACALAIALTIGGCGFHLHPSATVGKPLPDLSFATLDGSTQRLAPAPGRITFVNVFATWCPPCKAETPDLVAFAGAWKSRGVDVVGVDQEETAPLVEAFRARYHIAYPLLVDSSHQTKDLLGARVIPHTIVVDGSGVVRAIVSGPMTRAQMDDLAAKAGAGS